A portion of the Methanomassiliicoccales archaeon genome contains these proteins:
- a CDS encoding cupin domain-containing protein, giving the protein MKVFRYQDSKEFEPVPGVKRRMLACGERAQIVEYFLPKGTVFPVHTHPHEQTGFVERGVLRVFIAGQEYILSAGDGYYIPPNVEHSTTAIEDCINVDVFSPPRDEYRDR; this is encoded by the coding sequence ATGAAGGTTTTTAGATATCAGGATTCGAAGGAGTTTGAGCCCGTTCCAGGCGTAAAGAGACGAATGCTCGCTTGTGGGGAGAGAGCGCAAATTGTTGAATATTTCTTGCCGAAGGGTACAGTTTTCCCCGTACATACGCATCCACACGAGCAAACGGGTTTCGTAGAACGCGGTGTCCTTCGGGTTTTTATAGCAGGTCAGGAATATATTTTGAGCGCTGGAGACGGTTACTATATCCCGCCGAATGTAGAACACTCCACAACGGCGATTGAAGATTGTATCAACGTCGACGTTTTCTCTCCTCCACGGGATGAGTACAGGGACCGTTGA
- a CDS encoding DUF835 domain-containing protein has product MISKGKLYLFIERVPLRTHQILRKELANGKKVLYISKNAPELLRSQLNFEPKKLHIKWLNPRPRNDCIPPMNLALFEYYVDNFIKENKNCIVVLNGIEVLQMWNGFVPVLKILKNVKNKINTNCISMLISIDPKTQFENQLNLLQSISDEVISSYT; this is encoded by the coding sequence ATGATTTCAAAAGGAAAGCTATATCTTTTTATCGAGAGAGTTCCCCTGAGAACCCATCAAATACTGAGAAAGGAGCTGGCAAATGGCAAGAAGGTTCTTTATATTTCGAAAAATGCTCCAGAGTTGCTTCGTTCTCAATTAAACTTCGAGCCGAAGAAGTTGCACATAAAATGGTTAAATCCGCGACCAAGAAATGATTGCATTCCCCCAATGAATCTGGCCTTGTTCGAGTACTACGTGGACAATTTCATCAAAGAAAACAAAAATTGTATCGTTGTTTTGAATGGCATCGAAGTCCTTCAGATGTGGAACGGATTCGTCCCTGTCTTGAAGATTCTAAAGAATGTAAAGAACAAAATCAACACAAACTGTATTAGTATGCTCATCAGCATTGATCCAAAGACGCAGTTTGAAAACCAACTGAATTTACTCCAGAGCATTTCTGATGAAGTAATCTCCAGTTATACGTGA
- a CDS encoding radical SAM protein has translation MRLIGLKRTGDNAIIQFYGCPLRCQYCTHVKQPKREFEMEEVLEFVSDPKISEIYVGGAEPTLQRKQLIELLQRLKRMNKRVILKTSGYDPDFLVETKGLVKKYVVEIKCPLDDLLCTIQLTNLPEDRAQKYLEALKRSLEVLRGENVRIWIRVVPGYVTKEAVERIGKQIAGIASEVLLYQFLSNPENDAPFAGIEEPSPSESEIIEMARVMLEYVPKVIVRGKGFANEFMAERD, from the coding sequence ATGAGGCTGATAGGACTCAAAAGAACGGGCGACAATGCAATAATCCAGTTCTACGGATGTCCTCTACGATGTCAATATTGTACGCATGTAAAACAACCAAAAAGAGAGTTTGAGATGGAAGAAGTCCTCGAATTTGTTTCCGACCCAAAGATCTCAGAAATTTACGTGGGTGGTGCTGAGCCGACACTTCAAAGGAAACAATTAATCGAATTACTCCAACGACTGAAACGCATGAACAAGAGAGTAATCTTAAAGACAAGTGGTTATGACCCAGATTTTCTCGTTGAAACGAAAGGACTTGTTAAAAAATATGTTGTTGAAATCAAGTGTCCTCTCGATGATCTCCTTTGTACGATCCAGCTCACAAATCTCCCTGAGGATCGTGCACAAAAATACCTAGAAGCTCTAAAACGATCACTGGAAGTTCTTAGAGGGGAGAATGTGAGGATTTGGATCAGGGTCGTTCCTGGATATGTGACAAAGGAAGCAGTCGAACGCATAGGGAAGCAAATTGCTGGAATTGCATCTGAAGTCTTACTTTACCAGTTCTTGAGCAACCCAGAAAACGATGCTCCATTTGCAGGAATTGAAGAGCCGAGCCCTTCCGAATCTGAGATAATAGAGATGGCACGTGTTATGCTTGAATATGTCCCAAAAGTCATCGTCCGTGGGAAAGGTTTTGCAAATGAGTTCATGGCAGAGCGAGATTAG